The following proteins are encoded in a genomic region of Arcobacter cloacae:
- a CDS encoding response regulator transcription factor, with protein MNTLRILVLESDDNLNFQIIEILKNNDFYVDVCTNNSEFLECIYNNLYDLYLININEKSLPRFQLIQLLNEYKDMTMKMVIASIPNIIKPSFLSGCDECIIKNIDEQEIILRIKALIRRQFKVYSDSIYLKNNIEYEIFTKKVLINKNEVMLGEKPLLILDYLLKFRGYFVSSEDLENGVYPANSSSKNGSIRFHIHKIRQLIGNDIIVSNRTNGYKINI; from the coding sequence TTGAACACATTAAGGATTTTAGTTTTAGAAAGTGATGATAATTTGAATTTTCAGATTATTGAAATTCTCAAAAATAATGATTTTTATGTAGATGTTTGCACTAATAATAGCGAATTTTTAGAATGTATTTACAATAATTTATATGATTTATATTTAATAAATATAAATGAAAAATCACTTCCTAGATTTCAGTTAATTCAGTTATTAAATGAATATAAAGATATGACTATGAAAATGGTAATTGCTTCAATTCCCAATATTATAAAACCATCTTTTTTATCTGGTTGTGATGAATGTATTATAAAAAATATAGATGAGCAAGAGATAATATTACGTATAAAAGCACTTATTAGAAGACAATTTAAAGTTTATTCTGATTCAATCTATTTAAAAAATAATATAGAGTATGAAATCTTTACAAAAAAAGTTTTGATAAATAAAAATGAAGTTATGTTAGGTGAAAAACCTTTATTGATTTTAGATTATCTTTTAAAATTTAGAGGTTATTTTGTTTCTTCAGAAGATTTAGAAAATGGAGTTTACCCAGCTAATAGTAGTTCTAAAAATGGTTCGATTAGATTTCATATTCACAAAATTAGACAATTAATAGGAAATGATATAATAGTTTCAAATAGAACAA